The proteins below are encoded in one region of Candidatus Moraniibacteriota bacterium:
- a CDS encoding peptidylprolyl isomerase — MSNTTHNFSRKIRLSTVLYTIAVVVLSIFLLSLIAVYTSFGSVQSTTALKSVLPYPIVVIGYDPVITSRALARNMVSVKRFYEVQNFSEIGVRVDFSTPDGQKRFKIREKEVLNKMIEDRAIEVLAKEKDIRVSHDEASQSVSRKLSEYNSEVGVKNELERLYGWTIADFEEKVVMPSLYQEKLEKSLEEVFRDDTSKAQEKILNAQKSIRLGNTFEEVVKQYSDGAGQENGGDIGWFTSDDILPALRTVMNSQKVGIPGDVVESPLGFHIVLIEEIKTENEQNLYHLKQVFIQKKTFSDFLSEKMRMMSIFVLSPEYVWDKETARAEFTDESIRDFEKKMYENADNNTAFFF, encoded by the coding sequence ATGTCAAATACAACACATAATTTTTCGAGAAAAATACGATTGAGTACCGTACTGTATACAATAGCAGTTGTTGTATTAAGTATCTTTTTACTCAGCCTGATTGCCGTGTACACCTCGTTTGGATCGGTGCAATCGACCACTGCATTAAAAAGTGTATTACCATACCCGATTGTTGTTATCGGATATGATCCTGTTATTACCTCTCGTGCATTGGCTCGGAATATGGTTTCTGTGAAACGTTTTTATGAAGTACAAAATTTTTCAGAAATAGGTGTGCGTGTCGATTTTTCTACACCAGACGGACAGAAACGTTTCAAGATACGCGAAAAAGAAGTATTGAATAAAATGATCGAAGATCGGGCTATCGAAGTGCTGGCGAAAGAAAAAGATATACGAGTCAGTCATGATGAAGCATCGCAAAGTGTCTCTCGAAAACTCTCTGAATATAACAGTGAGGTTGGAGTGAAAAATGAATTGGAACGTCTTTATGGATGGACTATTGCTGATTTCGAAGAGAAAGTGGTGATGCCGAGTTTGTATCAGGAGAAATTGGAAAAAAGTCTCGAAGAAGTATTTCGTGATGATACATCAAAAGCCCAAGAAAAGATTTTGAATGCACAAAAAAGTATTCGTTTGGGAAATACCTTCGAAGAGGTAGTGAAACAGTATTCAGATGGTGCAGGACAGGAAAACGGTGGTGATATTGGCTGGTTTACATCGGACGATATTTTGCCTGCATTACGAACGGTGATGAACTCACAGAAAGTAGGCATACCAGGAGATGTAGTGGAAAGTCCACTGGGATTTCATATTGTTTTGATAGAGGAAATAAAGACTGAAAACGAACAAAATCTCTATCATCTCAAACAAGTTTTTATACAGAAAAAAACATTTTCTGATTTTCTTTCTGAAAAAATGCGCATGATGTCGATTTTCGTGTTATCACCAGAATATGTATGGGATAAAGAGACGGCTCGTGCAGAGTTTACCGATGAATCGATCCGTGATTTTGAAAAGAAAATGTATGAGAATGCTGATAATAACACCGCATTCTTCTTCTAA
- a CDS encoding septum formation initiator family protein → MAQKKWWFTGTVIIISLLIVWVLVLSSRQLKRSERIEKEVAILEVEAGKIRHENETLAEKIQYFSSNDFREQEAKKKLGLKKEKENVVIINPRSGSERQENKPEERVEREDNTPNYKKWWNLFF, encoded by the coding sequence ATGGCACAAAAAAAATGGTGGTTCACGGGTACGGTGATAATTATTTCTCTCCTGATCGTATGGGTGCTCGTTCTTTCTTCGAGACAACTCAAACGAAGCGAACGTATAGAGAAAGAAGTTGCTATTCTCGAGGTTGAAGCAGGGAAGATTCGTCACGAAAATGAAACTCTTGCCGAGAAAATACAATATTTTTCTTCTAATGATTTTCGAGAACAGGAAGCGAAGAAAAAACTTGGATTAAAAAAAGAAAAAGAAAACGTTGTTATTATCAACCCTCGATCAGGATCAGAACGACAGGAGAATAAACCAGAAGAAAGAGTAGAGAGAGAAGATAATACGCCGAATTATAAAAAATGGTGGAATCTTTTTTTCTGA
- a CDS encoding type IV secretion system DNA-binding domain-containing protein: MATHDQNDITFFAKTNFRNQERIFGIKTDDRRRHMYVIGKTGMGKTNLLENLAIQDIQKGHGIAFIDPHGDTAEKLIKAIPSNRINDVIYLNPSDQDFPIAFNVMEKVDPEYRHLVASGLVGVFKKIWADSWGPRLEYILRNAILALLEYPGSTLLGVTRILVDKSYRAKVVEKITDPVVRSFWVDEFSQWNDRVLQEVISPIQNKVGQFLSSSLIRNIVGQTVSSFNIREVMDQRKILIINLSKGRIGEDNGALLGAMMITKIQLAAMGRVDIPEEDRKDFYLYVDEFQNFATESFANILSEARKYHLNLVLANQYVTQIEETVRDAIFGNAGSIVSFRVGAMDAEFLEKEFEPVFMMNDIINLPKFQIYLKLMIDGIAGDAFSATTLPPIKLEDAGNEIKIIQNSRERYSSSREDVEEKIRRWSGMLTAEERQAIADEQRNTAHILQKKNVSKTPPIVANDQIERRTVPDRRGIHEQPSDINTSVQSPRPLISAKKTTTQKEVTSLEKQSVFEPALAPKRIIDVSLESLRDTMTQTRITEEKSSVSMPEKEISSVTETLPTEKKLYPTQCVTCGTDITVPFIPDGKRPTFCRECLRDYQRSVAKERNTIAKKNADQPITRPAPAIPQRRNTDLKSYVSSEAPLSLAQIEYMGSKKFQSLGNRPAVNLNDVRALIKDMKKGDE; encoded by the coding sequence ATGGCTACTCACGATCAGAATGACATCACTTTTTTTGCAAAAACAAATTTCCGAAATCAGGAAAGAATTTTTGGTATCAAAACAGATGATCGTCGTCGTCACATGTATGTTATCGGAAAAACGGGTATGGGAAAGACCAACCTGCTCGAAAACCTTGCTATTCAGGATATTCAGAAAGGACACGGGATTGCGTTTATCGACCCTCATGGTGATACGGCGGAAAAACTTATCAAGGCTATTCCTTCCAATCGTATCAATGATGTCATCTATCTCAATCCATCTGATCAGGACTTCCCAATCGCTTTCAACGTGATGGAAAAAGTCGATCCAGAATACCGTCATCTTGTGGCATCGGGTCTCGTCGGTGTATTCAAAAAAATCTGGGCAGATTCTTGGGGACCACGACTCGAATATATTTTGCGTAATGCTATTTTGGCACTGCTCGAGTACCCGGGAAGTACCCTTCTTGGTGTGACACGTATTCTTGTCGACAAATCTTATCGAGCGAAAGTAGTAGAAAAAATCACCGATCCTGTCGTTCGGAGTTTTTGGGTAGATGAATTTTCACAGTGGAATGATCGCGTTCTTCAAGAAGTGATTTCTCCAATTCAGAACAAAGTGGGTCAGTTCCTCTCAAGTTCTCTTATCAGAAATATCGTCGGACAAACTGTTTCCTCTTTCAATATTCGTGAAGTAATGGATCAGCGGAAGATTCTCATTATCAACCTTTCCAAAGGACGCATCGGTGAAGACAATGGAGCGCTTCTTGGCGCAATGATGATTACGAAAATTCAGCTCGCTGCAATGGGGCGTGTCGATATTCCTGAGGAAGATCGTAAGGATTTTTATCTGTATGTTGATGAGTTCCAGAATTTTGCTACAGAATCGTTTGCTAATATTCTTTCAGAGGCTCGTAAATATCATCTCAACCTCGTTTTGGCAAACCAGTATGTGACACAAATAGAAGAGACGGTGCGTGATGCTATTTTTGGAAATGCTGGATCGATTGTTTCGTTCCGTGTCGGAGCGATGGATGCCGAGTTCCTTGAGAAAGAATTCGAGCCAGTTTTTATGATGAATGATATTATCAATCTTCCAAAATTTCAGATTTATCTGAAATTGATGATCGATGGTATTGCTGGAGACGCGTTTAGTGCGACAACGCTACCGCCGATCAAGCTCGAAGATGCCGGAAATGAAATAAAAATCATCCAAAATTCTAGGGAACGGTATTCATCGAGTCGCGAAGACGTAGAAGAAAAAATTCGTCGTTGGAGCGGAATGCTGACTGCCGAAGAACGACAAGCTATCGCTGATGAACAGAGGAATACGGCGCATATTCTTCAGAAAAAAAATGTGTCGAAAACACCGCCGATTGTAGCGAATGATCAAATTGAGCGAAGAACTGTTCCTGACAGAAGAGGTATCCATGAGCAACCTTCTGATATCAATACCTCGGTTCAATCACCTCGTCCTCTGATCAGTGCGAAGAAAACAACGACACAAAAAGAAGTCACTTCTCTCGAGAAGCAATCAGTATTTGAACCAGCATTGGCACCCAAAAGAATTATTGATGTCTCTCTTGAATCTCTGCGCGATACGATGACGCAGACAAGAATAACTGAAGAAAAATCGTCGGTATCAATGCCAGAAAAAGAGATATCTTCTGTAACAGAGACACTTCCAACGGAGAAGAAATTGTATCCGACACAGTGTGTGACTTGTGGTACTGATATTACCGTTCCGTTTATTCCTGATGGAAAAAGGCCGACTTTCTGTCGCGAATGTCTGCGTGATTATCAGCGCTCAGTCGCTAAAGAACGGAATACTATCGCAAAGAAAAATGCTGATCAACCAATCACTCGTCCAGCTCCTGCTATCCCACAAAGAAGAAACACAGATTTGAAGTCATATGTTTCTTCTGAAGCACCCCTCTCGCTTGCTCAAATCGAATATATGGGTTCCAAAAAATTTCAATCATTGGGAAATCGCCCAGCGGTCAATTTGAACGATGTTCGTGCACTGATCAAAGATATGAAGAAAGGGGACGAGTAA
- a CDS encoding HTH domain-containing protein — MVSMKKKVQKTASSKSLKKEDFVVFSSLLEQLLSMLPARSRTIVSARFGLSLDGEQQTLEEIGRLHRITRERVRQIVISALGFLSQEQENPLFIQVKNRIFAVLEEKKGIIQTETLLHILAPSNKKEQGALLIFIECLSSIKKEKATSERKSVYVTNDFVFPQWKLVKDKAKRILETSEQVLDVDTLYDRFNEGGNAVSKQELMSFLAVAKEIEQNVFGKWGLSEWSDIKPRGTREKAYLVLKMTGKSLHFREIASLIDSYGLRSNKKNQSHPQTVHNELIKDDRFVLIGRGTYALSEWGYKKGTVKEVLEEILRNASKPLSREEVLTQIFKIRQVKKSTVVINLNTYFHRAGKNLYSIKK; from the coding sequence ATGGTATCAATGAAGAAGAAAGTGCAGAAAACGGCATCTTCGAAATCTTTGAAAAAAGAAGATTTTGTTGTTTTTTCTTCTCTTTTAGAGCAGTTGTTGTCAATGTTGCCTGCTCGTTCGCGTACTATTGTTTCTGCACGTTTTGGATTGTCTCTCGATGGAGAGCAACAGACATTGGAGGAGATAGGACGATTGCACAGAATAACACGAGAACGTGTACGTCAGATTGTTATTAGTGCTCTCGGATTTCTCTCTCAAGAACAGGAAAACCCTTTGTTTATACAGGTCAAGAATCGCATTTTTGCTGTTTTGGAAGAGAAGAAAGGCATTATACAGACAGAGACATTGCTTCATATACTTGCTCCTTCGAATAAAAAAGAACAAGGAGCTCTTCTCATTTTTATTGAGTGTCTCTCTTCAATCAAAAAAGAAAAAGCTACCAGTGAACGAAAGTCTGTCTATGTGACAAACGACTTCGTCTTTCCTCAATGGAAACTCGTCAAAGACAAGGCAAAACGTATTTTGGAAACATCGGAGCAGGTCTTGGATGTCGATACTCTTTATGATCGTTTCAATGAAGGAGGTAATGCAGTGAGCAAACAAGAACTCATGAGTTTTCTTGCTGTAGCAAAAGAAATAGAACAGAATGTTTTCGGTAAATGGGGATTGTCAGAATGGAGTGATATCAAACCTCGTGGTACACGAGAAAAAGCCTATCTCGTATTGAAAATGACAGGTAAATCATTGCATTTCAGAGAAATAGCTTCACTGATCGACAGTTACGGACTTCGTAGTAACAAAAAGAATCAGAGTCATCCTCAGACAGTGCATAACGAACTGATCAAAGATGATCGCTTTGTGTTGATTGGACGAGGGACATACGCACTCTCTGAATGGGGATACAAAAAAGGTACGGTCAAAGAGGTACTCGAAGAAATACTCCGCAATGCTTCTAAACCACTTTCTCGCGAAGAGGTGTTGACACAGATATTCAAAATACGTCAAGTCAAAAAATCAACAGTGGTTATCAATTTGAATACGTATTTTCATCGTGCTGGAAAAAATCTTTACAGCATCAAGAAATAA